In Carya illinoinensis cultivar Pawnee chromosome 7, C.illinoinensisPawnee_v1, whole genome shotgun sequence, the following are encoded in one genomic region:
- the LOC122316590 gene encoding synaptotagmin-2 isoform X2 gives MGFVSTILGIWGFGVGISIGLVIGYYMFIYFQPTDVKDPAVRPLVEHDSKTLQSLLPEIPPWVKNPDHDRLDWLNKFIEIMWPYLDKAICKTARNIAKPIIAEQIPKYKIESVEFEALTLGSLPPTFAGMKVYVTDEKELIMEPMVKWAGNPNIIVAVKAFGLRATVQVVDLQVFVAPRITLKPLVPAFPCFSNIYVSLMEKPHVDFGLKLLGADAMSIPGLYRFVQELIKDQVANMYLWPKALEVPIMDPAKAMKRPVGILHVKVLRAMKLKKKDLLGASDPYVKLKLTEDKLPSKKTTVKHRNLHPEWNEEFKVVVKDPESQALEMTVYDWEQVGKHDKMGMNVIPLKELTPDEPKVMTLDLLKNMDPNDVQNEKSRGQLVVEVLYRPFKEEEIPNDTEGENELQKAPEGTPAGGGMLVIIIHEAEDVEGKHHTNPYVRLLFKGEEKRTKYN, from the exons ATGGGTTTTGTAAGTACTATACTGGGTATTTGGGGTTTTGGagtgggaatttcaattgggcTTGTGATTGGATACTACATGTTCATCTACTTCCAACCAACAGATGTCAag GATCCTGCAGTCCGTCCTCTGGTTGAGCATGATTCAAAAACTTTGCAAAGTCTGCTTCCAGAGATACCCCCATGGGTTAAAAATCCTGATCATGATCGT CTTGACTGGCTTAACAAATTTATTGAGATTATGTGGCCTTACCTGGACAAG GCAATATGCAAGACTGCAAGGAATATAGCGAAGCCTATCATTGCTGAGCAAATTCCAAAATACAAAATCGAGTCTGTTGAGTTTGAAGCACTGACCTTAGGCTCCCTACCACCAACTTTTGCAG GAATGAAAGTTTATGTCACCGATGAGAAAGAGTTGATAATGGAACCAATGGTGAAGTGGGCTGGGAATCCTAACATCATTGTTGCAGTTAAGGCTTTTGGCTTGAGAGCCACAGTTCAG GTTGTTGATCTGCAAGTGTTCGTTGCTCCACGTATCACCTTGAAGCCTTTGGTTCCAGCCTTTCCTTGTTTTTCTAACATTTATGTGTCTCTAATGGAGAAG CCGCATGTTGATTTTGGACTTAAACTGCTTGGAGCAGATGCTATGTCCATTCCTGGCCTTTATAGGTTTGTCcag GAGCTTATTAAAGATCAAGTTGCAAATATGTATCTCTGGCCCAAAGCCCTAGAAGTACCAATAATGGATCCAGCGAA AGCGATGAAAAGACCTGTTGGGATTCTCCATGTGAAGGTTCTGAGGGCAATGAAGCTTAAAAAGAAAGATCTACTTGGGGCATCAGACCCTTATGTGAAACTTAAGCTAACTGAGGACAAGCTTCCTTCAAAGAAAACAACTGTCAAACACAGAAACTTGCATCCTGAATGGAACGAGGAATTTAAGGTGGTTGTTAAGGACCCGGAATCACAAGCTCTAGAGATGACTGTTTATGATTGGGAACAG GTTGGCAAGCATGACAAGATGGGTATGAATGTTATTCCATTGAAAGAGCTTACACCTGATGAGCCTAAAGTTATGACTCTCGACCTACTGAAAAACATGGACCCAAACGATGTTCAAAATGAAAAGTCACGTGGGCAGCTTGTTGTGGAAGTGCTTTACAGACCTTTTAAGGAAGAAGAAATACCTAATGACACCGAAGGTGAAAATGAGCTACAAAAGGCTCCAGAAGGAACACCTGCTGGTGGCGGTATGCTTGTAATTATCATCCATGAAGCTGAAGATGTGGAAGGAAAGCACCATACAAATCCATATGTCCGGTTGCTTTTCAAAGGGGAGGAGAAAAGAACCAAG TATAATTGA
- the LOC122316590 gene encoding synaptotagmin-2 isoform X1, producing MGFVSTILGIWGFGVGISIGLVIGYYMFIYFQPTDVKDPAVRPLVEHDSKTLQSLLPEIPPWVKNPDHDRLDWLNKFIEIMWPYLDKAICKTARNIAKPIIAEQIPKYKIESVEFEALTLGSLPPTFAGMKVYVTDEKELIMEPMVKWAGNPNIIVAVKAFGLRATVQVVDLQVFVAPRITLKPLVPAFPCFSNIYVSLMEKPHVDFGLKLLGADAMSIPGLYRFVQELIKDQVANMYLWPKALEVPIMDPAKAMKRPVGILHVKVLRAMKLKKKDLLGASDPYVKLKLTEDKLPSKKTTVKHRNLHPEWNEEFKVVVKDPESQALEMTVYDWEQVGKHDKMGMNVIPLKELTPDEPKVMTLDLLKNMDPNDVQNEKSRGQLVVEVLYRPFKEEEIPNDTEGENELQKAPEGTPAGGGMLVIIIHEAEDVEGKHHTNPYVRLLFKGEEKRTKHVKKNRDPRWEEEFQFMLEEPPTNDRIHVEVLSASSKLGLLHPKETLGYVDINLADVVNNKRINEKYHLIDSKNGRIQIELQWRTAA from the exons ATGGGTTTTGTAAGTACTATACTGGGTATTTGGGGTTTTGGagtgggaatttcaattgggcTTGTGATTGGATACTACATGTTCATCTACTTCCAACCAACAGATGTCAag GATCCTGCAGTCCGTCCTCTGGTTGAGCATGATTCAAAAACTTTGCAAAGTCTGCTTCCAGAGATACCCCCATGGGTTAAAAATCCTGATCATGATCGT CTTGACTGGCTTAACAAATTTATTGAGATTATGTGGCCTTACCTGGACAAG GCAATATGCAAGACTGCAAGGAATATAGCGAAGCCTATCATTGCTGAGCAAATTCCAAAATACAAAATCGAGTCTGTTGAGTTTGAAGCACTGACCTTAGGCTCCCTACCACCAACTTTTGCAG GAATGAAAGTTTATGTCACCGATGAGAAAGAGTTGATAATGGAACCAATGGTGAAGTGGGCTGGGAATCCTAACATCATTGTTGCAGTTAAGGCTTTTGGCTTGAGAGCCACAGTTCAG GTTGTTGATCTGCAAGTGTTCGTTGCTCCACGTATCACCTTGAAGCCTTTGGTTCCAGCCTTTCCTTGTTTTTCTAACATTTATGTGTCTCTAATGGAGAAG CCGCATGTTGATTTTGGACTTAAACTGCTTGGAGCAGATGCTATGTCCATTCCTGGCCTTTATAGGTTTGTCcag GAGCTTATTAAAGATCAAGTTGCAAATATGTATCTCTGGCCCAAAGCCCTAGAAGTACCAATAATGGATCCAGCGAA AGCGATGAAAAGACCTGTTGGGATTCTCCATGTGAAGGTTCTGAGGGCAATGAAGCTTAAAAAGAAAGATCTACTTGGGGCATCAGACCCTTATGTGAAACTTAAGCTAACTGAGGACAAGCTTCCTTCAAAGAAAACAACTGTCAAACACAGAAACTTGCATCCTGAATGGAACGAGGAATTTAAGGTGGTTGTTAAGGACCCGGAATCACAAGCTCTAGAGATGACTGTTTATGATTGGGAACAG GTTGGCAAGCATGACAAGATGGGTATGAATGTTATTCCATTGAAAGAGCTTACACCTGATGAGCCTAAAGTTATGACTCTCGACCTACTGAAAAACATGGACCCAAACGATGTTCAAAATGAAAAGTCACGTGGGCAGCTTGTTGTGGAAGTGCTTTACAGACCTTTTAAGGAAGAAGAAATACCTAATGACACCGAAGGTGAAAATGAGCTACAAAAGGCTCCAGAAGGAACACCTGCTGGTGGCGGTATGCTTGTAATTATCATCCATGAAGCTGAAGATGTGGAAGGAAAGCACCATACAAATCCATATGTCCGGTTGCTTTTCAAAGGGGAGGAGAAAAGAACCAAG CATGTGAAGAAGAACCGAGATCCAAGATGGGAAGAGGAGTTTCAGTTTATGCTGGAGGAGCCCCCCACCAATGATAGGATTCATGTGGAAGTTCTCAGTGCCTCCTCAAAATTGGGCCTGCTGCATCCCAAG GAAACTCTGGGTTATGTGGATATAAATCTAGCTGATGTTGTTAACAACAAAAGAATCAACGAGAAGTATCATCTCATAGACTCAAA
- the LOC122316590 gene encoding synaptotagmin-2 isoform X3: MKVYVTDEKELIMEPMVKWAGNPNIIVAVKAFGLRATVQVVDLQVFVAPRITLKPLVPAFPCFSNIYVSLMEKPHVDFGLKLLGADAMSIPGLYRFVQELIKDQVANMYLWPKALEVPIMDPAKAMKRPVGILHVKVLRAMKLKKKDLLGASDPYVKLKLTEDKLPSKKTTVKHRNLHPEWNEEFKVVVKDPESQALEMTVYDWEQVGKHDKMGMNVIPLKELTPDEPKVMTLDLLKNMDPNDVQNEKSRGQLVVEVLYRPFKEEEIPNDTEGENELQKAPEGTPAGGGMLVIIIHEAEDVEGKHHTNPYVRLLFKGEEKRTKHVKKNRDPRWEEEFQFMLEEPPTNDRIHVEVLSASSKLGLLHPKETLGYVDINLADVVNNKRINEKYHLIDSKNGRIQIELQWRTAA, from the exons ATGAAAGTTTATGTCACCGATGAGAAAGAGTTGATAATGGAACCAATGGTGAAGTGGGCTGGGAATCCTAACATCATTGTTGCAGTTAAGGCTTTTGGCTTGAGAGCCACAGTTCAG GTTGTTGATCTGCAAGTGTTCGTTGCTCCACGTATCACCTTGAAGCCTTTGGTTCCAGCCTTTCCTTGTTTTTCTAACATTTATGTGTCTCTAATGGAGAAG CCGCATGTTGATTTTGGACTTAAACTGCTTGGAGCAGATGCTATGTCCATTCCTGGCCTTTATAGGTTTGTCcag GAGCTTATTAAAGATCAAGTTGCAAATATGTATCTCTGGCCCAAAGCCCTAGAAGTACCAATAATGGATCCAGCGAA AGCGATGAAAAGACCTGTTGGGATTCTCCATGTGAAGGTTCTGAGGGCAATGAAGCTTAAAAAGAAAGATCTACTTGGGGCATCAGACCCTTATGTGAAACTTAAGCTAACTGAGGACAAGCTTCCTTCAAAGAAAACAACTGTCAAACACAGAAACTTGCATCCTGAATGGAACGAGGAATTTAAGGTGGTTGTTAAGGACCCGGAATCACAAGCTCTAGAGATGACTGTTTATGATTGGGAACAG GTTGGCAAGCATGACAAGATGGGTATGAATGTTATTCCATTGAAAGAGCTTACACCTGATGAGCCTAAAGTTATGACTCTCGACCTACTGAAAAACATGGACCCAAACGATGTTCAAAATGAAAAGTCACGTGGGCAGCTTGTTGTGGAAGTGCTTTACAGACCTTTTAAGGAAGAAGAAATACCTAATGACACCGAAGGTGAAAATGAGCTACAAAAGGCTCCAGAAGGAACACCTGCTGGTGGCGGTATGCTTGTAATTATCATCCATGAAGCTGAAGATGTGGAAGGAAAGCACCATACAAATCCATATGTCCGGTTGCTTTTCAAAGGGGAGGAGAAAAGAACCAAG CATGTGAAGAAGAACCGAGATCCAAGATGGGAAGAGGAGTTTCAGTTTATGCTGGAGGAGCCCCCCACCAATGATAGGATTCATGTGGAAGTTCTCAGTGCCTCCTCAAAATTGGGCCTGCTGCATCCCAAG GAAACTCTGGGTTATGTGGATATAAATCTAGCTGATGTTGTTAACAACAAAAGAATCAACGAGAAGTATCATCTCATAGACTCAAA